In a single window of the Calditrichota bacterium genome:
- a CDS encoding sodium:solute symporter family protein — translation MLHISWVDWSVIALYFVFVIGIGIYLRKFTSTGEDFFLAGRRNSSWIAGLAFLSANMGALELLGMTGNTFEYGMYVAHFYWIGAIPAMLFLAVYMMPFYYSSKIHSVPGYLKLRFDEKTRVLNAISFALMTLLVSGINLYAMALVLRTFLGWNWDACMWASAVTVAAYVTMGGLMSAIFTEIIQFFLIWFGLMLASIMGLIEIGGWKAIFARIPDSMGKLWSTSADPSLNGMHVTWMGIVLGLGFVLSFGYWTTDFLVVQRALSAKNLRSARMTPVIASFFKMALPFIVIMGGLIAWVLARDPSSGFKLLVDNGQVRYDSALPMLLARYYPEGLIGLGVTALLAGFMAGQAGNISAFNTVWTYDIYKSVIKKNASDKHYVWMGRVATIAGILISIVTAYWAKSFPSIMDYMQAIFSWVNAPLFATMLLGMFVVWITPNGAFWGLVAGMVSSFTLFILVKFDLISRSLITLSNNASPMAANFWRAWWAWLICFSVTIIVSFFTKPRPREELVGLVKRMTPIAKEEDAPFYKKPAVVAVFSLIILVVLNLLFW, via the coding sequence ATGCTGCATATTTCCTGGGTAGATTGGTCAGTTATTGCGCTCTATTTTGTTTTCGTTATTGGCATTGGAATTTATCTGCGAAAATTTACCAGCACAGGAGAAGATTTCTTCCTGGCGGGACGCCGAAACAGCTCATGGATTGCCGGACTCGCTTTCCTGAGTGCCAATATGGGTGCCCTGGAGCTGCTCGGAATGACAGGAAACACTTTCGAGTATGGCATGTACGTCGCGCATTTTTATTGGATTGGGGCCATTCCCGCCATGCTTTTTCTGGCTGTTTACATGATGCCCTTTTACTACAGCAGTAAAATCCACTCGGTTCCCGGATATTTAAAACTCCGATTTGATGAAAAAACCCGGGTCTTGAATGCGATTTCCTTTGCCCTGATGACGCTCCTGGTCTCTGGGATTAATCTGTACGCCATGGCCCTTGTCCTGCGGACATTTTTGGGGTGGAACTGGGACGCCTGCATGTGGGCATCGGCTGTAACGGTAGCCGCTTATGTGACTATGGGCGGATTAATGTCCGCTATTTTTACGGAGATCATTCAGTTTTTCCTGATCTGGTTTGGCCTGATGCTGGCATCAATTATGGGGTTGATTGAAATAGGGGGCTGGAAGGCCATTTTTGCACGAATTCCCGATTCCATGGGAAAACTCTGGTCCACTTCTGCCGATCCCTCACTGAATGGCATGCACGTGACCTGGATGGGAATTGTTCTGGGGTTGGGATTTGTTCTTTCATTTGGCTATTGGACGACTGATTTTTTGGTGGTCCAGCGTGCCCTCTCAGCCAAAAATCTGCGTTCTGCACGAATGACTCCGGTCATTGCTTCATTCTTTAAAATGGCGCTTCCTTTTATTGTCATTATGGGGGGGCTGATTGCCTGGGTGCTTGCACGTGACCCCAGCAGCGGCTTTAAATTATTGGTTGATAACGGACAGGTCCGCTACGATTCGGCTCTGCCCATGCTTCTGGCGCGGTACTATCCGGAGGGTCTGATTGGCCTTGGGGTAACGGCCCTGCTGGCCGGATTTATGGCCGGACAGGCCGGAAACATCAGCGCATTTAATACCGTCTGGACCTACGATATCTACAAATCGGTCATTAAAAAGAATGCCTCCGACAAGCATTACGTCTGGATGGGACGGGTGGCCACCATTGCAGGTATTCTCATCAGCATCGTCACTGCGTATTGGGCAAAATCCTTTCCCAGCATTATGGACTACATGCAAGCGATTTTCTCGTGGGTCAATGCTCCTTTGTTTGCAACCATGCTTTTGGGAATGTTTGTGGTCTGGATTACGCCCAATGGCGCCTTCTGGGGATTGGTGGCAGGGATGGTTTCTTCTTTTACCCTGTTTATCCTGGTGAAATTTGATCTCATTTCCCGCTCGCTAATCACCCTGTCAAATAATGCCAGTCCCATGGCAGCCAATTTCTGGCGTGCCTGGTGGGCCTGGTTGATTTGTTTTAGCGTAACCATTATCGTAAGCTTTTTTACAAAACCGCGACCCAGGGAGGAACTGGTGGGCCTTGTGAAACGAATGACACCGATTGCAAAGGAAGAGGACGCTCCCTTTTACAAAAAGCCGGCCGTTGTTGCCGTTTTTTCTCTGATTATCCTGGTTGTACTAAATCTGCTCTTCTGGTAA
- the nifJ gene encoding pyruvate:ferredoxin (flavodoxin) oxidoreductase, with translation MSRKMVTIDGNEAAAYVAHKVNEVCAIYPITPSSPMGEWADLWSAMNQKNIWGTIPTVVELQSEGGASGAVHGSLQSGALTTTFTASQGLLLMIPNMFKIAGELNSTVFHVAARSVATHALSIFGDHSDVMATRGTGFGLLASGSTQEIMDFALIAQAATLESRVPLVHFFDGFRSSHQISKIEQLSDDDMRAMIDDNLVRAHRQRALSPDNPFIRGTAQNPDVFFQNREAANPFYLKAPDIMQKQMDKFAKITGRQYHLFDYVGAPDAERVIMLMGSSVETAHETVEYLMEKGEKVGVVKVRLYRPFSIKHLMQALPPTVKVIATLDRTKESGSTGEPLYLDVITAITEAMSDGTAPFKTAPRVVGGRYGLSSKEFTAAMVKGVFDELKKDKPKNHFTVGIHDDVTHTSLEWDPKFSLEKDDVVRAMFYGLGSDGTVSANKNSIKIIGEGTKNYAQGYFVYDSKKAGSMTVSHLRFGPRPIRSTYLINAANFVACHQFFFIEKFDMLKNAVEGATFLLNSPYGPEKTWDKLPKKVQQQIIDKKLNFYAIDAYEVAKKTGMGLRINTIMQTCFFAISGILPKDEAIDAIKNAIKKTYGKKGEEIVQKNFNAVDQALAHLHKIDYPDKPTSTIEMPPVVSPKAPEFVQKFTARLIAGEGDEVPVSMLPPDGTFPNATAKWEKRNIALEIPVWDEGLCIQCNKCAIVCPHAAIRIKAYDPKHLDDAPPTFKSMDYRGKEFPGWKYTVQVAPEDCTGCGACVYICPAKDKKNPEHKSLDLAPQPPLREQERENFEFFESLPEVDRTKVRLDTVKGSQFLQPLFEYSGACAGCGETPYVKLVTQLFGDRTLIANATGCSSIYGGNLPTSPWDINPEGRGPAWSNSLFEDNAEFGYGFRLSIDQRSEFAAELVRRLAKEIGPQLAEEILSADQHDEIGIRLQRERVAQLKQKLAKMDSEEAKHLLVLADLLVKKSVWIIGGDGWAYDIGYGGLDHVLASGRNVNVLVLDTEVYSNTGGQASKATPLGAVAKFAAAGKPLPKKDLGLMAMTYGNVYVAKVAMGYNDAQTVRAFMEAEAYNGPSIIIAYSHCIEHGIDMMLGDRQQELAVKSGAWVLYRYNPELAKQGKNPLKLDSKEPSIHFKEYAYNETRFKMLTKSRPERAEKLLQEAEREAKARWSYYKQLAEMDYSQFSIPDTMK, from the coding sequence ATGAGTAGAAAAATGGTCACAATCGATGGAAATGAGGCCGCGGCTTATGTTGCTCATAAAGTAAACGAAGTCTGCGCCATTTATCCCATCACACCATCCTCTCCAATGGGAGAATGGGCAGACCTGTGGTCTGCAATGAATCAAAAAAATATCTGGGGCACCATTCCCACCGTGGTGGAGCTCCAGAGCGAGGGCGGGGCATCGGGTGCGGTGCATGGCTCCCTGCAATCAGGTGCGCTAACCACCACCTTTACCGCATCCCAGGGTTTGCTTCTGATGATTCCCAATATGTTTAAAATTGCGGGCGAATTAAATTCCACTGTTTTTCACGTGGCTGCTCGTTCCGTTGCTACGCACGCCCTTTCTATTTTTGGCGATCACAGTGACGTCATGGCTACCCGAGGAACGGGATTTGGGCTTTTGGCTTCGGGTTCTACCCAGGAAATCATGGATTTTGCATTGATTGCCCAGGCCGCTACACTGGAATCCCGTGTGCCGCTGGTTCATTTTTTCGATGGATTTCGAAGCTCGCATCAAATTTCCAAGATTGAACAGTTAAGTGACGACGACATGCGGGCCATGATCGACGACAACCTGGTCAGAGCCCATCGCCAGCGCGCCCTCAGCCCGGACAATCCCTTTATTCGCGGCACGGCTCAAAACCCGGATGTATTCTTCCAGAACCGGGAAGCCGCCAATCCCTTCTACCTGAAAGCCCCGGACATCATGCAGAAACAGATGGATAAATTTGCTAAAATTACGGGGCGTCAGTACCACCTGTTTGATTATGTCGGGGCTCCGGATGCCGAACGCGTGATTATGCTGATGGGTTCCAGTGTGGAAACCGCTCACGAAACCGTGGAATACCTGATGGAAAAGGGCGAAAAGGTGGGTGTGGTGAAGGTTCGATTGTACCGCCCCTTCTCTATTAAGCACCTCATGCAGGCCCTGCCGCCCACGGTAAAAGTGATTGCCACACTGGATCGAACCAAGGAATCCGGCAGCACAGGCGAACCGCTTTATCTGGATGTGATCACCGCCATTACAGAAGCCATGAGCGATGGCACGGCTCCTTTTAAGACAGCCCCCAGGGTCGTCGGCGGACGCTACGGTCTCTCTTCCAAAGAATTCACAGCGGCCATGGTAAAGGGTGTGTTTGATGAGCTCAAAAAAGACAAACCCAAAAACCACTTCACAGTGGGTATTCACGACGATGTAACCCACACCAGTCTGGAATGGGATCCCAAATTCAGCCTCGAGAAGGATGATGTGGTGCGGGCCATGTTTTACGGGCTCGGTTCTGACGGAACCGTGAGCGCCAACAAAAACTCCATTAAGATTATTGGAGAAGGCACCAAAAATTACGCACAAGGTTACTTTGTGTACGATTCCAAAAAGGCCGGTTCGATGACGGTTTCGCACCTGCGTTTCGGACCGCGTCCCATTCGGTCTACCTATTTAATTAACGCGGCAAATTTTGTGGCTTGTCACCAGTTTTTCTTCATCGAAAAATTTGATATGCTTAAGAATGCCGTGGAAGGGGCCACATTTCTGCTGAACAGCCCCTACGGACCGGAAAAAACCTGGGACAAACTTCCCAAAAAAGTCCAGCAGCAAATTATCGATAAAAAGCTCAATTTTTATGCGATCGACGCCTATGAAGTCGCAAAAAAGACGGGCATGGGTTTACGCATCAACACGATTATGCAGACCTGCTTTTTTGCCATTTCAGGTATTCTTCCAAAAGATGAGGCCATTGACGCCATCAAAAATGCCATCAAAAAAACATACGGCAAAAAGGGTGAAGAAATCGTTCAGAAAAACTTCAACGCGGTGGATCAGGCCCTTGCTCATCTTCACAAAATTGATTATCCTGACAAGCCGACCAGCACAATCGAAATGCCTCCGGTGGTTTCTCCGAAAGCGCCGGAATTTGTGCAAAAATTTACGGCCCGACTTATTGCGGGTGAAGGCGATGAGGTGCCGGTAAGTATGCTGCCTCCGGACGGCACATTTCCGAATGCAACGGCCAAGTGGGAAAAACGTAACATTGCGCTGGAAATTCCTGTCTGGGACGAAGGCCTTTGTATTCAGTGTAACAAATGTGCCATTGTCTGTCCCCACGCCGCTATTCGGATCAAGGCATACGATCCCAAACACCTGGATGACGCGCCGCCCACATTTAAATCGATGGACTACCGCGGTAAAGAATTCCCCGGATGGAAATATACGGTGCAGGTAGCCCCCGAAGATTGTACGGGCTGCGGTGCGTGTGTGTACATCTGCCCGGCAAAAGACAAAAAGAATCCCGAACACAAATCGCTGGATCTGGCACCTCAGCCGCCGCTGCGCGAACAGGAACGGGAAAATTTTGAATTTTTCGAAAGCCTCCCCGAGGTGGACCGAACCAAAGTGCGTCTGGATACGGTAAAAGGCTCCCAATTCCTGCAACCGCTATTTGAATATTCCGGCGCATGTGCAGGCTGCGGAGAAACACCCTACGTTAAGCTGGTTACGCAATTGTTTGGCGACCGGACACTGATTGCCAACGCGACGGGGTGTTCATCCATTTACGGCGGGAACCTGCCAACCTCTCCCTGGGACATTAATCCCGAGGGGCGCGGACCAGCCTGGTCAAACTCCTTGTTCGAAGACAATGCGGAGTTCGGCTATGGCTTTCGGCTATCGATTGACCAGCGGTCTGAATTTGCAGCAGAACTCGTAAGGCGGTTAGCCAAAGAGATTGGCCCGCAGTTGGCTGAAGAGATTCTGAGTGCCGATCAACATGATGAAATCGGGATTCGGTTGCAGCGGGAACGCGTGGCTCAGTTGAAACAGAAACTGGCCAAAATGGATTCTGAAGAGGCCAAACACCTTCTGGTTCTGGCCGACCTTCTGGTTAAGAAGAGCGTCTGGATTATCGGTGGTGACGGCTGGGCTTACGACATCGGGTACGGCGGATTGGATCACGTGCTGGCCTCCGGACGGAATGTTAACGTTCTGGTTCTGGACACAGAGGTGTATTCCAACACGGGCGGTCAGGCATCCAAGGCAACCCCGCTGGGCGCCGTAGCCAAGTTTGCAGCCGCCGGAAAACCCCTGCCCAAAAAGGACCTGGGGCTGATGGCCATGACCTACGGCAACGTGTACGTGGCCAAAGTGGCCATGGGCTACAACGATGCCCAAACGGTTCGCGCCTTTATGGAAGCCGAGGCCTACAACGGTCCCTCGATCATCATCGCCTACAGCCACTGCATTGAACACGGTATCGACATGATGCTGGGCGACCGCCAACAGGAACTGGCGGTAAAATCGGGAGCCTGGGTGCTTTACCGCTACAATCCTGAGCTGGCCAAACAGGGTAAAAATCCGTTAAAGCTGGATTCGAAGGAACCGTCGATTCACTTTAAGGAATACGCCTACAACGAAACCCGGTTCAAGATGCTGACCAAGAGCCGCCCGGAACGGGCTGAGAAATTACTGCAAGAAGCCGAACGCGAGGCCAAAGCCCGCTGGAGCTACTACAAGCAACTGGCCGAAATGGATTACAGTCAGTTCAGTATTCCGGACACGATGAAATAA